One Salvia splendens isolate huo1 chromosome 1, SspV2, whole genome shotgun sequence genomic window, tacactagactgtacggagtttcaccgttggaggtttttggtgtagttcggtaagaccataggacttgaggaagattttctacccattgtcctttggcttgttctaaccgagcttttaatcctttcaccaaaatacggtttgttacttccgtttgtccgtttgcttgtgggtgagagaccgaagtgaaccgctgttgaatattcaactcttggcaccaattcttgaatgtcttgtcggtgaactgagtcccattatccgaaatgaggatatggggtatgccaaatcggcaaactatgttcttccaaacaaaatccaatgccttcgagctcgttatcgtagctaatggttcagcctccacccactttgtgaagtagtccacggcaacaatcaagaatttcatttgccgaggagcttgtggtagtggtcctactatgtctatgccccattgcataaaaggccaagggctttgcatagcacatagatcggtctgcggcatccttgggatatttgcatggatttggcacttcgtacatttcttaacgagctgtactgcttcttgtaccaaagttggccaataatatccccatctcagaacttttttagctaaagctctagctccgatgtggctgccgcacgatccttcatgaacttctctaaggatgtagtccgtctcttctggtcctacacatcgcaataacggttgaaggtaggactttctatataggactccttcatgaagttcataccgaagtgctcggcatgtgattttccgagcttctctcttatcctcgggcagttgtccttgatctagatactttgatattggcgtcatccagttcggcgagctggttactgaaagtacctcagcatcatcaatgcttctgtgcggtaattcctccacttttgagctcggatatgaggctaacttgcttaaagtatctgctcggccattttccgctctgggaatgcggattatccgaaaataagagaaacttcggctaatgctttgcgctttgtccaagtattttttcatcctttcatctcgggcttcacttgtacccaacatgtgattcactatgacttgtgaatcacaatggattttgagagatttgataaatagactttgcgctaaccgaagtccggcaagaagggcttcgtattcggcttcgttattagtggttgaaaataagaaccgaagtgaataagttacctcgtgtccgtcgggagcgataagtagaataccagctccacttcccgtcttattcgaagctccatctacgaatccaatccaacagtccggcggctctacttcgggttcctggggctgtgttggttcatcattggtagggcttttctgttcggcaataatagggattgcttgatcgaactttgcctctaccagaaaatctgccaaggcttgtcctttgatggctttccgaggtagatattctattgaatgttctcccaactctatggcccacttggcaattctgcctgatgcttcaggcttagtcaaaacttgccgaagtggaagatcggttaagacgcataccttgtgagcatagaaatatggccgcagtctccttgctgcatttactaatgccagagcaattttttccagaggttgataccttgtttcgggacctcttaatgctcggcttgtaaagtagataggacgctgctttaggccttcttctcgtacaagtaccgcgctaatggtttgatctgatgccgctaaatataagaatatcacttcggcatctgttggagcagagagaatagggagttcggctaaataacttttgagttcgtcaaaagcctttttctgttcggctccccactcaaactttggtgccttcttcaaaacattgaagaacggcagttgcttttcggctgcttgggaaaggaatctattcagtgcggctagacatccagttagcctttgcacatcatgtatggacttcggcattgccatgttctgaacaacttgaacctttaggggatttgccttgagtccgtcctttgaaacccaacaacccagaaactttcccgaatctaccaaaaaggtacatttttggggattgagtttgaggttggcttttttgagcacgtcgagagttgatttgagattgtcttcgtaatccgaagtgcttctacttttaacaactatgtcgtcaacatagacttcaacctcttttccgatcaggtgccgaaatagcttgtctaccatcctttgatatgtggctccggcattctttaaaccgaatgacatctttttataagcaaaaatgccgaagtcagtaatgaaagccgtttttgaagcatcattctcatccattaaaacttggtggtatcctttatacaaatctagaaaacagaaaatttcgaagcctatcaaagcttctacttttttatctatgttcggaagggggtagcaatctttaggacagtgcttatttagatcggtaaaatctatgcacatccgccatcctccttttttcttgatcatcacacgattggccacccaagaaggatattttacttcgaataatacatccgctttcagtaattggcggacttcgtcatggatgacttgatttctttctgccgcaaagagtctttgcttctgttttataggccggactgaaggatcaatatttaaccgatgtgtaattacctcggaagacactccggtcatgtccaacggagaccacgcaaagacatctttgtactctttgaggagctggatggtcttttcccggagcagAAGTGTTCCCGCGAAatcgatcttgaccgttctggatggatcatcttcgtataactgaactgtcatcgagttcggctccggtgtgacttcggtcatttcgcctgcctctgactccggctgctgtgattgctatgcttgatggtgccgatctgattgctcggcacttttaagcacaatctgcaaacattcttttgctctcttttgatcacctcggatgactgcaatccctcctttagtggggatcttgattgtgaggtgataagtagagcaaatggcccgaactgtgttgagccagtctcttcccaggatgatgttatacggggaccgagcttttaccacaaaaaactcgatcatcgtactggagctagtaggcgctcttcccaccgtaatcggaaggctgatagtaccttcagggcgggtgtcttcctgggcgaaacttttcagaggaagtggggccggactgagccgagctggatccacttccagtttatcaaaacattctttaaaaagaatgctaaccgacgctcctgtatccacaaacactctgtggatcagtttgtttgccactccggcttgaatgacaatcgcgtcttgatgaggagaaatggccgggacgggatctgcatctgaaaacgtgattacttcctcattcttcagccttttatgcataggctcctctcgattgacgcctctgcgttctgcttttagagacgacttagtcttcccggctggggagagcgtcaatagtctggattactccgtcatattgcggctcgtcatcgtcttcgggatcttgttgccttttaggatcctgaggagcgcagttcgcacctctctgtttcttattcttcttcggcagcttgctttggtatttttttaacgtccctgctttcacaagaacatcaatacctgctgccaaatttcggcactcctcggtatcgtgaccgtggtcttgatggtaggagcagtacgtatcctgacttcggcgcgtggctgatttcgtcatccgctttggtttttcgaacatatcagaatgcagttcgaaaatttccgctctcgacttgttcaatggtacgaactgagcgggcggtttctcaagatcgagacgtggtcccaatctgccttgtaccggtgccctttgaattctttcaaaaggagtccggcgaggaagcccctgatcgctatgatcgggcttctttttgtctcctctggatgagctgtctaaagaccgttttcgacggtctgcctcatcggcacgagaaaactggtccgcaatgtcccacatctcttgagctgtttgcggactgcactcaacgagctttctgtagagagctccgggcagaattccattttggaatgccgaaatgacaagtagatcattgagatcatctacttgtaggcattccttgtggaatctcgtcatgaagtcgctaattttttcatcgcgaccttgacgtatagaaagcagctgagccgaagtgattcgggcttccgctttctggaagaatctcctgtgaaaagcatccattagatctctgtaagatctaatgctcccttgagggaggctgtcaaaccaccttcttgcgttcccgataagcagctcgggaaacagcttacacatgtgaacctcattgagaccttggttcgccatattatactgatagcgtcccaggaaatcatgaggatccactaacccgtcataagtcattgacggagttcggtaattctgtggcaatggagttcgggtgatatcatccgaaaatggagtcttcagcgctccatatcGGACATCTctccggtatggtggagatggagttctcctgtgatttcggtaacaaggaggagaaggaacatgtcggtggtgaggattctttctcctggaaggtacgacactactgcggtagtgactttcatgtctggagggggagggagaatccgccgtttgcttctccggcttctggctcttttgcaggaatgttaagaactcatcctgcttctcagccaagaacgacttgacagcctcattcaaagcgagctgctggggaggctcggtgcgatgactttttgagtggtttgttctttcaccgtgagaactggaggcagatttctcccgaggctgttttccgggcCTACGGGCtgggactagcttcctcacgttcatcacggacggaagtatgggtattatgtgatctggtatgcattttttggtggaagaggatcaaaaactcgcttttatcacagttttggttctctgtttcccacagacggcgccagtgatgatgtggcgaatttttgatgggaataaatgtaagtaataaacgatcacaacacggaaaattacgtggttcgatttactgaggtaaatctacgtccacgggaagaagagagggcaaatttgtattgcttggtctcgcttacagattacaatactgatttgctataagattcaggatctagagagcttaacccccgtctatctgatctatgttctatttatacattcgaactaagatcgtggtttgcagccctggtagtggggttgataactgcttaataccactaaatagatcgtgggtgtggtggaggtcgtggagatcctgcatgggtccactatctccttgttcggtcgaatactgagaccgaactgctgagaccgaactgctgaactttgccgatcagcttttgccgatctgagagttgagctcgattggtcggcttttaccgagctatgggctgtgaccgaactctttggttgtgccgatctgagagttgagctcgattggtcggcttttaccgagctataggctgtgaccgaactctttggttgtgccgaactgatactctttcttgggttttgggctgatgggccgtcactgctattgggctcgcaattattgtttagttgtttagttcgtatcccatcatgGAGCAATTATATAAACATGTAAGGTTAGGACTCCAAGTTAGGTTAATGTGACACATTAAAGTCTTACGTTATGGAATCAATAATTAGGTAGCTAGGTTTCTTCCTCTACTAGTATTTGGAATAAATTGTTAGTGGTATGTATAAATTTAAAAGGAATTTAGGTAGAAGATTTATGCAAGTACTAAATTTTGGGTAGTGGTAGGAAGAAAGGGCAGTTGATGAGAGagtgaaattaattaatggcaGAAGAAGAGAAGGATAGATTGCTTCCGGTAGCGAACGTGTGGAGGATGATGAAGAAGATCCTACCCCCAAACGCCAAGATCTCTAAAGAAGCCAAACAGACAATGCAAGAATGTGCATCGGAGTTCATTTGCTTTGTTACCGATGAGGCATCGGACCGGTGCCACAAGGAGAACCGGAAGACGGTGAATGGAGACGACATCTGCTGGGCACTCAGCTCCCTCGGATTCGATAACTACTCGGACACTATGCTCACCTACTTGCACAGATTCAGGGAGATTGAGACACAGAGGGCTAACCAACAAAGCTAAGAGACACTAGTTCAGCATTCCATTTTCAAACAATTCTACATACAGAAGGAGATCTTCTTCTTCAGCTAAAACATGGCCTCTATTTTGAGGAAAAACAGGTAATTCTTCTCAACTAATTTAGCTAGCGCTAAATTGTCAACTATCCAATAAGTTTGTAATATAAACTTTGTTCATAATCTTGAAATTTGACTTGTTTTTACTTCTAAGTAGCACaagattttccttttttttttgccaaataACAGCGATTCTTGCTTGACGCTGGCAGttaaaaattttcattaaaaaatactTCCACTGGTGTATATTAACCTCCATTTTCTGCTCAATCTTATCAAATCAGATCACCAATCGTATGAGCTTAATTATACAGTTTCcgttataattaattatatgtgTCAAATTTGATAATAAAGTCATAACCTCAGATCTTCTTTATTAACCTCAATGCAAATCAGATATCAACTTTGACCTTATACATCAACATACCGTGCAATATTTCCACcgaaatcatttttttcttagAGAAAGATGCATAGAAGAAAAGTAAAAGGAAAAGGCTTAAACTTGTTTATCCAAATTCTCCGAATTGGATTTTAGTTTATGATCTTTCTATATATGCattaatttatgaaatgtgGGTGATTGTCTCAAGTCTTAACTCGTTAAGTATCTATGTATAAAGATGTATTAAAAGCACATGAATTTAACTCAAGTCCAAACTGGTTAAACAAACAAGTTCAAACAAATCGAATACATTTGGATGAAGTTCACCTcgatttctttttattttatagcGAGTTAGTTTTGTAATAAGCTAATTCATATACAATCACAGTATTATGTGATTTTAAGAGTTCATATGTTGCACAAAACAGGTAATCCTTCTCATCCCATTTAGGGTTAAATTATCTACTATACAGCCAAGTTAGGGAAGGAAGAACATAAATTCTTAAGGTCACAAGCAAGTCCTCTCTTTATAAGCTATTTTGTAAGTATTCATcattgtttgctcaattctcaAAACTCCATTAAGTTCATTGATGCTTAGTGGATTTGATGTccttctacatttctacatgtTAAGAGGAAATCGTTTTATCTTTAGAAACAATACATCAATCCGCGAGTGATAGTAGAGAAGTAATTTGTCTAGGGGAAGTTTGTTTTGTCTaggggagtattatttttgttgtaGATTTTGTTTCAGTAAATTTAGTTTCTTTCCTTCGGTATATAATAGCTTGAGACATTATCGCACACGACTTGATTTTTTCTACTATATTTCTAACATTTCGCATGGCATAATTAATAATTGTATAACATATAGTAGTACTTATGTTGTAATGATTAATAGACGAGTACCTTTGTTTAACAGTGTTGCAAATTAATTTTGGTTTAACGGCCCATCCTcgaaaaaaatcattttaaagTTTAAACTAACTATAAAGGGAGTAATATCCAATCCAACAAAAATTAATCGAATGGGATAATTAAAGTGGTGGCTgcttataaaattaaatttgctAATACGTCAATTCTGAATATAACTTCTAATCATTCGCTACATTACTCCATTGAGAATATGTAACTATAAGTTAGCATTTCAGTCTTCAATTTGTTAAATGAACAATTGATTTCAGATTAAGATTGGAAGTCATGAAGGCTAATTTAATTCACTCTTCTAAACTTGTTACGGAGTCTAACTATCCTACAATACAATCAATAATTATGCTAAACCGTTAATTTGTTTGGAGATACAAAGAAAGAGAATACAAAACCAGAAACGATGATTCCGGTATGTATTTGTGCTAAAATAGGATCTCGCTCTCTGCAGAAAATGGGGAAAGTTTTGCAAGAATGGAAATTTAGGGTTTGTAGTGCCCTAGAAGGTGGTGCAGGTGGAAGAACAAGGACAGCGCATGTTACTCTTTTTGCGAGTTTTAGAGATGCAGTTTGCGATATCCCAATGAAAATTTCGATCATTTCAATTTAAAAGCCTCTGAGTATTTGCGTCAAAGTTAGGGTTTGTAAGCATCATATATCTAGGGTTTCCACCTTTTACTTTTGGGACCACTTCTCCAATATCTTCCTTTTACACATATTTATTACATAAAGTTGCTGGATGCACACCTTGCTACTTCgttcatttaaattaattaaccaaGTTACTATGTTTTGCATTATTCATAATATTATCAGGACTCCGACCGTCTCATAGCGATCGATCGAATAACAAAAAAGggttaattataaaaaaaaaataccaacacaatatttaatttttgaaatctcATAAATTTAACAACCAACATCTCTGCAAATTAGAATAAGATCAGAAAGCTAGTTAGTGGTGTTAATCGGCAACATtagtttttaaaaattgaatggCATTTAGTATAAACAGCTCTGATGGGGTTCGATTTCAAGAAAGTAAATATCTGACCTTCACTTTTCCAAAATGTTCtaataaaaaatgttaaaaatagtCCATAGTCATCCCTAATCGGCTGTTGTAGTATTACTAGTAATTGTATTAATCTGTGCCACTAATGTTTATGATATGCAGTTGTTATtattggaatcgtgcttggtcaaacgactttgactaataataaatgttacaagacatttaattttgtgaaattaaatgcaatagcgtcgatctaagttccgagtagatgaccgcaacatattcattttctcaaatccgattcccggtgagtgagaaataatatattaaagttagtCACAATAAATCTAGAAATGAACTATGAGAaaaaaaactaagggattaattaactaagtgttaattatcccacatcgggaatgataaacttctttgatgaagtatttaataagatgaattattatgtgtaataattattgtggaataagatgggtgacagagcccacacgcgcgcgccgcgcaccgtgacccgtgcCCCGTGCATCGGGTGCCGTGtgccttggcaattggtctttgggctgttctttggagctagtcgttgagcgtggttcaaaCCCCGCTTGTTCCTTTTAGACCACCtcaagccccgcttgttctttggAACTGGTcgttgggctgttctttggagctggtccccgatggaccccgacggtctatggtgtatcccgtcgtgtagtgtgtccagatgcatcgtgtctcttcagctcccaacggctagtgcaccagtcagtaactCCCGGTGGTTACGGTCAATGGCCTTGACTCCAGCAAcccctgcgggtggacttggcctataaataggcatgcatccataacacaacaaactcaagcattcttgcatacacgctctctccctctctgcataatcttcccgtcgaagctctgcccccgccttactcccgttcgttggagctctgctgctagcggtgctgctacttcagagacgaagccgttttatctttggggacgacacgccaaaccgagagcactaccggggagtatctcgtcttgcggaaagagggctcctcgactcggcttaccgctttccacaagtttttccgtgtaattttcgcCCGGCAAGTTTGTATCTCAAAATTTTTCAACATTCGCAAGGAGAAATAGTACTCTCTCTGTCTGCGATTACTTGTCTTACTTTTACTCGACTTGAATTTTAATAGAAATGTAAAGATATGTcaatggaaaaagttagtgaaatgcgaatcatatttttatatactagtattagttttataataaaatatgagtggaagaAGTTAAATAAATGTGCGATATGCAAAACCAAAATTACTAAAAGGTAAATGAGacatgtatttatagatgaattgGAAAAAAGGGACATGTAATCATGGATGGAGGAGGAAGTATTATTATACACCCTATGTCTCGGATCAATTAAGGCGAAACatatttttttcacaaaaatttAAGCAATGGTTTCCAGTATTGTAAGTGGATTTGGTGATAAAGTAAATTAAGTAATTTGCTGGATTATttaaacattaattaaatttaaattttttacatatacattttcaataattacaataactaaaaaaatatgttatttttagaatttgattaagtactttattttctttattagaGCTCATACATCAATCATATGGCATAATTTAATAGCAAACAACAAACAATAAACTGCAAGGGTAAGATTCCCCTTGAAACCAAAGCACTCAACATAATTTTAAAGATACCAATTTCAAGGATATGCACTGTCACATTTAGGGGTGTCGAAATGGGTAGCGGGTATTGGGTACCCGCACACCCGACTCGTtacccgtcgggtttcgggtaccCGCTACCCGACATAAGCGAGAACGGGTTCGGGTAC contains:
- the LOC121784164 gene encoding nuclear transcription factor Y subunit B-5-like — its product is MAEEEKDRLLPVANVWRMMKKILPPNAKISKEAKQTMQECASEFICFVTDEASDRCHKENRKTVNGDDICWALSSLGFDNYSDTMLTYLHRFREIETQRANQQS